TAATACTCTCTCTTGTAGCCCGGAATAGATGGAAGATTTATTGGATGGATGAGAAGTTAACCttcttgaatatattttttggtaaagaATTAGGTTTCCACCAAGTAGTCTGGCGGTACATGTTGAACGCGCAAGAAGAATAATTTTTGAAGTTGAAGAAAGATTTATACAGGctatataaaattactatttcaaGTACATGACACAAGAATAAATCTAACATTTgagttgaaattttgaaaagggTGTGCGCACTCGTTCACACATGaatgatactactattattcatCCAAGAAAAGTCACATACCTGTATATAGTTGATTAATTCATACGGAGTATATAATCAACAATAACAACATCTCGTGTTTCTCTACTTTGTCAACAatagcaataaagaaaaaaaaatgttggaaCCAACCTTTCAACAAATTTAgaattcaacaaacaaaataagtaCAGTGAAGCtgcaatcaattttaaaatttttatgtcaattcaatttgtttttcaaGTATTCCATTAAactatttttgtcatttatcGCAGTCACAACCATTCGCGACGCAATATTGATTCGGGGGCGTTTACTTTCCTATTTTAAATAAGGAGCTAAATcccaatttttcaaaataataaggAATTAGTCATTAATCATTAATGCTCGAAagtaaactaattaaatgcataattaCAATAAAGATTAGTTTGACCTTAACTTAGATCgcaaaattcattttcatttttcagaaCCCGTAAATTATCAGATTACCATAAATTCGACTGTCATTAATGAGAATTTAAgccattaaaataaatgtaatttataCCTTTTGGTTTGAATGTTGTTTTTCCTTTGGTTTTATTCAGTTTTTCGTTAGTAAATCTGGATCACAGATTTATGCCAATTCTAAATCTCAATTCATTCCTCCACCTATTCAGAGTTCAGCCTAGACTACTTGACTACTGAAGAGAAATCAAAACTTCCTAATttacgaaaaataaaaaaccataaattcacaaaaccattaccataataaaaataatccttTTTAAGCGGAATATGAAAAAGTAAcatatttctatattaataaGTTTTCCAAAAATCGCTGCAAATCTTGTCCAACTGCGTGATTGCTACTTcaataaagtttttttttaagagaaaaaaattcgAAGACCGCTCCGAgttgttttcaaattcaaaaatttcagaGCCACGAAAAAACGGCTAAACCGACCGAGTTCACTTAGCGCGTCTGTTGTGTACACCAAAAAAAACCCGCCAGATACAAATTTTCCCCTATTATAAGCCATCGGCTTTCGACATGACGGAGAGCCGGCTCGGCCGCGGCTGGAAGTCGTGCCGGCGGCGCAAGCTGTGCGACGACGGCCGAATCAGCGCCGCCAATGCTCTCCTCACCAAATCCCCCTCCACCGTGCCAATTCGCACCAGCGAATTCGTCATCGCGGATCGGCGCATATTCAATTGATGGCTGGACCGATACGACGAGGACGGCGACGCCTGGTTCCCGCCGTAGCCGGGGACAATGCTGCTTTTGTGCAGGCTGCACCGGAAGGAGCCTGGGTGCGTCGTAGGGGAGCACATACACGTCTTCTTCGGCAGCGAGCGTTGGCTATGCTTCTGGCGATGAGAAGCGATCGGATGCCTCTGAGATGCGGAGAATCGGACCGATGACGACGGCGAAACGGATCTGCCGAGGCTGACGCGCGTAGGGCTGCTGGATCGTAGCCGGGGATCAGAGCGGGCGGAGAGTGTCGCGGCCGACGATGAGATGGAGGAGGCGCAGAAGCGGCCGGACGGCGAGAGCGAGCGCGGGAAGTGGCTGTGGCTGTGGAAGGTTGTACCGTGCGAGGATCTGTTTCTCGAAGACGCTTCCATTGGTTGTACTTTGGTGTGGAGAGAGTGTTTTCTAAATTCtggaaaaagtagaaaagattGGGAAAGTGAGTTTACAAGGGCCGATTTGCTCTCCAATTCGGCAAACCTAATGAAATGTGATGCAATGTTTATATAGGAAATCAGCCGGTGGCAGTTcagtaattaaatcaatgtATAGGGGtattttgggaaatttaaAACCTGCTCTTGGTTACGATTTGGAGGTCGAATATGATgagtatttgtaatatttttggaaaatttattGGAGATTTATATTGGTAATAtggtattatttttactataataaatactattatgaatattctatttatgttttatgtagACATGGAAGGAAACCGATTGGAGTAATACATTATGTTTCCTTGGTATAATAAGTATTCGATTACCTTTTGaatgatataaaaagaattaatagATTATGTTTCCTAATTTTAGGTATTATAAGTATTCTATTACTctctaaattataatttatgtcaattatTAGAGGTATAAAACAGTTGATCAAAGTCAATGAAATCATGATCATAATTCATATGCACCTACAAATGCTGTGTTATATAGTAGGAATagtgaataaataaacaaagaatatattatatatctaaAAGTCTTATTATTGTTATACTATAGTTATAAAGTTGGTTTGGGTTTGTGGATTTTAACGCAATGAAGTTTTCTTTTCATGAGATTCAGTAATAGTTAATTTTAAGGATGATCAAATTAACGATAGATATGGTCAAGATAATCACAAATAAGAAATATGTATGATCGTGTTGTATCACGATTAGAGTAATTATAAATGATTGCAGGGCATATcccaaaaactaaaaataaaacttgaaGCGTTCAATACATTAATAATAGAAGTGCTTAGAAGATTTTGAATATTGGATTGGATGTTTAACAATAATACctaataatttattgcatttgtttattttgattttttccacGGAATACATTAGGTGATACGGTAATATCTTGTCATATCTACAGGACTTAATCAGTGGACTacataatttgataattaaattattattgatttgagCAAAACCAACTGTGACACTTTTACTAGATACACTCAATGTCGAATCTCATAAAAGAAgccataaaataatttttgaattatgaGATTGGTCCACAactctaaaaattaaatgcaagGTATAGCAATTATTAGAATTAAAGGAGTAAGAAGAATAGGCGTGATTCAAATCAACAATTACTAGGGATAATATCTATTTAAATCATGATATTTAGTTAAATTCTGGTTTATATCATgacatttcaaattaaaatattaaattatgaaattttatattttctcaattgtctTCTCTATGCATAAATCGATGTTTTTTGTAATGTTAAAAAcgataatatttcaataaaataagagaaaaatgaaaaaaaaattgtaatagaaaaaaaacttatattaatgaatcacgtctttttaaatatagttAAACAATGATATTTTGTGTCTGGatataaaaaagttgaaacttcataatttaatattctaattttaaaagtttataaGACAATCTAATATTTCACCAAACTTCGATAAATAGCTATTAACCTTAACTAATACTATCATGCTTCCATAACTGCACTCTACACTCTTAATTCGCGGTAACAGACACTTTTGTGGTGacaaaacaaccaaatttaCACGCATAAAAGTATGATGTCTATAACGTATATTACTGTTTAGCaataattttctcaaaattttattatgagtGTGTTTCacaataattttctaaaaaaattattatgagTGGGTTTCTCAAAATCTACATAGAGAGTGgagaagtagaagaagaattTTTTTGATAGAGAAGTAGAAGAAGATCGACGGACAAATAACTCATACCTTTATTTAGTACACCAAATCTTTAAGAAGACCAATCGAATATGATTAATGCCAATATAGTAACATGCAAAGAATATTAGCAACACTAAGCTATAACCATTAAAAccatacaattttttaattagtgtattcttaattaaataagcaggattttattattttaagcTTCGGGGTATCATTGTTAATGTTATCATATTCTTAGTAGAGATAGTTGTTGGATTGGACCACCAACGAGAAATActcaattaatgaaaaaaaaaccaagAAGTCAAAGATTCAAAGAAATGGAAAGGAGAATACTATATGAAtcgttttaagaaatatttacACTACTTTTGTTCCGTTTTCAAACCTTATCTTTTTATTCTTCACTTTGACTCCATTCTAATGTATTGTTTCTAtttcaacaaatatatataacttCATTAAGTTTCTAGAAACCCATTGCTAATTGACCTCCAAAACAATATTTTCTAACTGtgcttattaaaaaaattaatatgtaacgctcaatatatatagtggagtataaaattttaaacaaatcaaaatgtatagatgaattgaaattaatttaggaTCTCTAAAATCTATTGATAGTTTTAATTGAACTATCTTGTTTGGTTCATATCACAGTGAACTCGCTACATATTGGAGAAATCTTAgtattaatgataaaaaaatattttccatgattgaataattttttatcttcGTTATTAGAATTTCTCTAGTCCTACTActttcaattgaatataaacCAAAACTATTAGCTCAAATTATAGAATTCATCAAGCGGCTGGGCATGCATAATATGATTGCATATATATCCCAAATTTCTAATCAATTTTGTAAACAATAGATTAATCaatgataattttatgtaCATTATACATAGACTAATTCGTAATAGAAACGTCGTCGTGACAATCATATCGAATACATTTCATacataaaatacaatatttgAATAGTGTCTTCCAcaaattccataaaatgaatAACAAGAGCCACATCTAAAAAGTCAAGGTTAATATATAGGGACGATGATCAAGCAGAGAGCAATATAAAAATGCTTACTTGTCTAAATTTCAAACTaaatttttgcatattttatcacACACCAAGTGaagttcaaataaaattataattaaacaacGCTTATAaaggaaatataataataataattggtCAATCAAATGACCTAAACTAATACCATAGTCCATAATGTTGACATAAACGCAACTTTAATGTTGTAGATGAATCTGGTGAGCAGTGACCAGTGTATTCGATTCTATCACCATACATTGccatcaaatttcaataaatcaaatccTGATTCTTCATAGAACTATATACGTGGCTAAtatgtgatttaaaaaatatgtaaattatatgaaggacaattaaattaatttgatggtTTTATTAATATGCGATTTGATTGTACCACATCCATAGTCTTTTTAAAATAGAGGCGTGAACATTGATGACTATGAAATCAGTGAAATGAAAACGGCTACAAATCAGGGAAGGGGCAAGGGCAAAAAGTTGGTGACTGAGTTAGGACTGAGGAAGTAAACCCCCGGGAGGCATTGACTTTGGAAAATATCTACATCGATATTTTTGAGGACGTTGTAATCACCAATAACAAGAAGTTCTAGTTGTTCTGGGACCGGGCTACCTAGAAGTACAACATGCAATGGCCGAAGGACTCGACATTTGGCATGAGTCTAGAACGATGTCGTGAAGTGGAGCAACATCTTTGCCAACACCCAGAAGATGTGGCTGAGCGGTTACAACATTGCTCAATAAGACAATTAAAGTCTTCTTCATGGATGAGAAGAAGCGCTTTAAATTCTTCGAATTCTGAGAACTTCTCCAAGGCTTTTTAAGTGTTGCTCTCAAGAGAACAAAGTCTTGGATCGGAGCTATGTCACATTGTGGAGTAGGATCCCGACAACTTCATGTCATCTCCCAATACTCAACACTCAAAGTCGTCTGATGGGGGGTAAAAcagaaaagagaaaagtgaaTGAAAAAGCTACTGTGACAGTGAGTGATGTGCCGCTCCTACACAACCCGTCTCTAGATAGAGTTGCCGAGGCTTTTGGCGGCATCAACATTAAAGTGAGTCATGTGACCGTCCAACAGTATGCTGACAAGCTAGCTAAGGAAAAGTAAGTACTCTGATACGATCCCACATCGGTTTCACACGAAAGTATGGAATAACATATAAGAGGGAGTCAATCCTTTACCTTGGACCATGGTTTTGGATTAAGTTAGCGTTTCCTATCTTATATGCTTATCAAATTGGGCCtgaaaggaaaaggaaaacaaaaggGATAGTGGGCCCATGGCTTGAAAGGATGGATTGAAACAATCCCACATCACTTTCACACGAAAGTGTGGAATAACATATAAGAGGAAACCAATCATTTACCTTTGACTATggttttagggtttagggttaagtTAGGGCTTCTATCTAATATGCTTATCATACACTAGTATGTTGAACAAAAATGTTCTATTCATTTGACCAATTTCTTGAGGGAACGGGACCACACTAGTTAAACTAATGCCTCGTTGCTGGCGTATATCCTTTATTGCCTTCACTTCAATTGGGTGGCGACGCGGATCTCGTCTCATCACCCTTCCACTCGCAGAAAAAGGATTAGTCATCGCTGTTGAATATTAGCATACCTGGTTGTACTTTGTGAGTTTTGAAATGCGACTTCTAATTGGCCAGCCGAAGGTGTGGAGGGACAACCCCCACCGCGAGGACGGGACAACAACAACGTGTAATGTCCCCATCTCGCCCCCTAGAATGGGACAACCTAAAGTCCTATCTCAAAAGGAATACGAAGGGTTATCGCTGACAATATGCTATCTATGAGAGAGATacacattcatcatcatcaactaAATTACATTACATCTACCTGCGTTAGGTACatattccatccgtcccataagaatatgcactctttcatttttagtatgtccacaagaatatacactttctaaattttgaaactattttctctctaatgaggtgggacccattttccactaataatactttaattacttttttctttctacttatctcttattttaccaactgtgcattaaaactcgtgcccaataaaaatgcatattcttgcagaacggagagagtaataagtCGGTTCCAGAAAATTAGGGCTTCTATCTACCTTTGACTATGGTATTGGGTTAAGTTAGGGCTTCTATCTAATATGCTTTCCAATATCTTGAACAAAAATGTTCTATTCATTTCACCAATTTCTTGAGGGGACGGGCCACACAAGTTAAACTGATGCCTCGTCGTTAGCATTTATCCTTTGTTGCCTTCACTCCAATTGGGTGGCGACGCGGATCTCGTCTCATCACCCCTCCACTCGCATGAAAGGATTAGTCATCGCTATTAGTTGAATATTAGCATACCTGgttgtgttttgtgtgttttgaTATGCGACTTCTAATTGGCCAGCCGAGGGTGTCAAGGGACAGCCCCCCACCGTCCCTTGCCTTCGTGACCTGCAGGGGACGGGACAATAGCAACATGTAATGTCCTCATCTCGTCCCCCGGGATGGgactgttagagtttgtatactagaaatcacgtttcgagtgattgaatactgtaaaactcttattttattttccaataaataaaacagattatttttgtcataatgttgttatgttttacatttaatggatgttaatgcatgtttaaatgtataagttaacttaacaaagtctaagtctttgttttagtagaccggttgtgggcgtcgtccactttaaggtaacacggtcagttctaaacaaagaaaaagatgaatttcacaacctagatggaatttgactatccatcgagaaaggttgcaatgtcagtccgcatatttctaagccttactgaaataagatgacattggtgtggtatagcactgaacggatctaacagcaagacttgcctttaggctatctactgaaaggcgaggtcttgataaatatttgtttcttaatcaatgtaggttagcattgagcatacggtattgattatgcactactttgacttatcaaatggtgcgggtttttcgtaacccaattatcccgatatattgggtagtggtgatcgaTACCTAGCgatgctaggattgctattatattgaatcgtgcgcgagctgagtctcgtttgataatgtcctcaagaggagcgtgaaacgaggttttattattcgaaacctagctagttggagtgtgattactctatgaataataaataagcgtttcatgctaagtccactcttggaattaataagaagttaattaattaagtcaatagcagacattaattaattaatggacattttaatcttaagcacgggaaatgaaagttaaacggaaacccggattacttgtaatttcggatttggatggggagagttcaatattacttctgtagtggctgctcgtaatattccaattataacttatattaaattgtgggttcaatttaattagtaaaaagtaaattggatgagcccatatccaaaaccttccatagatcccctGTCtggggcccaaaaggaacttaatataaataggagaataaaggagacagaaataacacaatttattttgctcaaattttcgaaaatcataGAGCTCCCCAgctgtaggaattttcgaattcctctcctattccaaaaaggatttcttctgtcttctttatttaagtgctagtattctagtaagatcagcccacactgatattgggatatagttcgggaaccagagagaagatttgtggtttagtactcaaagcatcacgtggagaagtcgctagccatcttcaattctttggagaattaattaggtatttttctgctccgtagaaaagcatgttttaggtttcaatattcttaaagcatgattgattcaagttatgagcatgatacatgtgataattacgcgaatagcttttgtctaaataatctgctaaatagatctgattattatgtgatttattatgcgcccgcttccgctgccagcatgttttaggtttcctctgattatttggatttaaatttcgcgaatttcatgtatgcatgtcttatttgattacgaagcatgttcttgttttattgtttatgtttatgCATGTTGAACATTAGAACATTCGAATCATAGAACTTGAATTATtctaattaagattataaataatgtactttattttaggtATATCTTATAGTAAGTcatgaataagaattaaattctagtTTAATGATTCCTAAACCAAGATACTAAAGAtattaaatgatttaattatccagtcaattaaataccaacagaatttaattagtcttaatctgccttaaggctaaaggataattaatgaaaaaccataactaAAATgtctaagcgataattatgaacttaaggtttatatatggtctccatcggttggactgccaaattttgtgaagctgattttctaatattatcgccacctacaaagtagggacaataatcctacgaaaacaggtaagttcataagggcggacttctcacataataaatagaatgaactagaaagtggttcccaatattattgccacctgcaaagtggggacaataatccccAGGAACTATGAttttcagggttcaatcagaatttatgagatagcttggttttgttatcagcgcatgaacattgttatgggagtgtgttgtagaaataaaattctgtaatgctaaatctgatggtcatGCTTAGGCAGCATTTGGCGTGTTGACCTCCAAAGGAGGAAGATATTGatgcgtcggtgttgtgaccagtaataTTGTAAAGTTTTTGATGCGTACTTAACCTCCaaaggaggatacaatttattaattttgttgttgtaagattttgaaaagttctatggttaatctactcaatttccttacataagtttatgacaaatagtaaaatcttctgtttgcagtgcaataaaatccgtcaagatgtcttttaatcctctttctgccattctcaaagaaaacaaactcgaagGCCAAAATTATCgaatggaaacaaaacttGGATGCTCGTTCTCACGGCGAAGAGTACAAGTTCgtgctcactactccacgCCCGGGCATGCGGCGGCTAATGCCGCGCAAGCGTGCGAGATCTTGCATGAGACGGTGgcataaggcgaatgagatggct
The genomic region above belongs to Salvia hispanica cultivar TCC Black 2014 chromosome 3, UniMelb_Shisp_WGS_1.0, whole genome shotgun sequence and contains:
- the LOC125216729 gene encoding uncharacterized protein LOC125216729, translating into MEASSRNRSSHGTTFHSHSHFPRSLSPSGRFCASSISSSAATLSARSDPRLRSSSPTRVSLGRSVSPSSSVRFSASQRHPIASHRQKHSQRSLPKKTCMCSPTTHPGSFRCSLHKSSIVPGYGGNQASPSSSYRSSHQLNMRRSAMTNSLVRIGTVEGDLVRRALAALIRPSSHSLRRRHDFQPRPSRLSVMSKADGL